The nucleotide window ACAGACGAAGGTTCCACCTTCGATATGGAATATACTTTTGATGCCAGTGAGATAGAACCGATGATCACCTATGGCACCAACCCCGGTATGGGCCTGGGTATCACCCAACGCATCCCTACCGCCCAGGCTGCCGGCGGCAGTGAAGCCAGCTATACAAAATCATTGCAGTACATGGGCTTCAGCGAAGAAGAACCCATGTTAGGTAAAAAAGTGGATTATGTATTTATCGGCAGCTGTACCAACGGCCGCATAGAAGACTTCCGCGCTTTTGCCTCCATCGTGAAAGGCCGCCGCAAAGCAGATCATGTGACCGCCTGGATCGTGCCCGGATCACATATTGTAGAACAACAGATCAAAGAAGAAGGTATCCTTGATATCCTGACCGCTGCCGGTTTTCAGTTGCGCCAGCCAGGCTGCTCCGCCTGCCTCGCCATGAACGACGACAAAGTGCCCGCCGGCAAGTATGCTGTCAGCACCAGCAACCGCAACTTCGAAGGCCGCCAGGGACCCGGATCCCGCACCTTGCTGGCCAGTCCGCTTGTTGCCGCTGCCGCCGCTGTCACCGGTGTTGTAACCGATCCGCGTGAACTGATCTAATCACTTCTTCATCTTTAACTACTAGCAAAAACATCATGGCTTACGATAAATTTACCGTACTGAAAAGCGCTGCTGTACCCATGCCCATCGAAAACGTGGACACCGACCAGATCATCCCCGCCCGCTTTCTCAAAGCAACAGAGCGCACCGGATTTGGCGACAACCTGTTCCGCGACTGGCGCTATAATACAGACGGCACTCCCAAACCGGACTTTGTACTCAACAACCCGATCTATTCCGGTAAAATACTGGTGGCCGGCAAAAACTTCGGCAGTGGCTCCAGTCGCGAACATGCTGCCTGGGCTATCTACGACTACGGCTTCCGCTGCGTAGTGTCCAGCTTCTTCGCCGATATCTTCAAAAACAACTCCCTGAACATCGGTATCCTGCCAGTACAGGTGAGCCCGGAATTCCTGCATAAGATATTTACCGCCATAGAAGCCGATCCCCAAACCGAACTGGTCATCGACCTGCCTGCTCAAACCATCACTATCACCGCTACCGGTGAAAACACGCAGTTCGATATCAACAGCTACAAAAAACACAACATGACCAACGGCTTTGATGACATCGACTACCTCCAGGCCATGAAAGATGATATACAGGCTTTTGCCGCAAAGAGTATGTATTAACCCCATAATTATTTGCTTTATGCCAGTACCGCAGCGATATGTTGAAATAATGGACACCACCCTCCGCGACGGTGAACAAACCAGCGGCGTCTCTTTTTCTCCCTCGGAAAAACTAACCATTGCCCAGCTTTTATTAACAGAAGTAAAAGTCGACAGGATTGAAATTGCCTCCGCCCGCGTTTCGGAAGGTGAATTTGCGGCGGTAAAGGCCATTACCCAATGGGCTGAGGCAAATGGTTTTATCAATAAAGTAGAAGTACTCACCTTCGTTGATGGCGATGTATCTGTTGAGTGGATGCTGCAGTCCGGCGCCAGGGTCATGAACCTGCTCACAAAAGGTTCTCTCAATCATCTCACCCATCAGCTGAAGAAAAAACCGGCAGAACACTTCGCGGAAGTAGGCGCCGTGATTGCCCTTGCCAGAAAAAACGGACTGGAGTGCAATGTATACCTGGAAGACTGGAGCAACGGCATGCGCCACTCCAGCGACTACGTATACCAGTACCTCGACTTCCTGCAGCACCAGCCTGTCAAACGCATCATGCTGCCCGACACGCTCGGCGTACTCACACCCGCAGAAGTCAGCCAATACATCAGTGCCATCGTGCAACGTTATCCGCAGCTGCACTTCGATTTCCATGCACACAATGATTATGATCTCGGCACCGCCAACGTACTGGAAGGCGTGAAAGCCGGTGCTCACGGCATACACCTTACCATCAACGGTATGGGTGAAAGAGCAGGCAACGCCCCGCTGGCCAGCGCCATCGCTGTGCTCAACGACTTCATGCCCGAAATCAAAACAGCCGTGTCAGAAAAATCATTATACAGTGCCAGCAAACTAGTG belongs to Chitinophaga sp. HK235 and includes:
- the leuD gene encoding 3-isopropylmalate dehydratase small subunit, with translation MAYDKFTVLKSAAVPMPIENVDTDQIIPARFLKATERTGFGDNLFRDWRYNTDGTPKPDFVLNNPIYSGKILVAGKNFGSGSSREHAAWAIYDYGFRCVVSSFFADIFKNNSLNIGILPVQVSPEFLHKIFTAIEADPQTELVIDLPAQTITITATGENTQFDINSYKKHNMTNGFDDIDYLQAMKDDIQAFAAKSMY
- a CDS encoding alpha-isopropylmalate synthase regulatory domain-containing protein; this translates as MPVPQRYVEIMDTTLRDGEQTSGVSFSPSEKLTIAQLLLTEVKVDRIEIASARVSEGEFAAVKAITQWAEANGFINKVEVLTFVDGDVSVEWMLQSGARVMNLLTKGSLNHLTHQLKKKPAEHFAEVGAVIALARKNGLECNVYLEDWSNGMRHSSDYVYQYLDFLQHQPVKRIMLPDTLGVLTPAEVSQYISAIVQRYPQLHFDFHAHNDYDLGTANVLEGVKAGAHGIHLTINGMGERAGNAPLASAIAVLNDFMPEIKTAVSEKSLYSASKLVETFSGIRIPANKPVVGANVFTQTAGIHADGDKKNKLYFSDLMPERFGRQRLYALGKTSGKANIENNLQQLGIQLSDANLKKVTQRIIELGDKKEVLTQADLPYIISDILDSSRIEEKVKIENYVLSHSKNLHPSVTLKISVEGELFEEHSQGDGQYDAFMNALKKVYKKKKRELPALTDYSVHIPPGGKSDALCETIITWNFQNKEFKTRGLDSDQTVSAIKATQKMLNLI